The following are encoded together in the Pectobacterium punjabense genome:
- a CDS encoding aldo/keto reductase, producing MSVSDTSRELGRSGIVVPPFSFGGNVFGWTVDRSTSFSLLDALVAHRLNFIDTADVYSRWAPGNQGGESETIIGNWLKKSGQRDKVIIATKVGMDLGDGKKGLSAGYIRQAVEASLQRLQTDYIDLYQAHTDDKETPLEETLAAFDALIKEGKVRAIGASNYSAARLAEALKVSKANHLARYETLQPEYNLYDRQGYEAALEPLVREQGVGVISYYSLASGFLSGKYRQPKDASKSARGQGVVEKYLNERGRTILEALDSVANAHQTTPSQVALAWLIARPSITAPIASATSLEQVAELAGATRLVLSAEDIELLERASRY from the coding sequence ATGTCAGTATCAGATACCTCACGTGAGCTTGGTCGTTCAGGCATTGTGGTCCCGCCTTTTTCGTTTGGTGGTAATGTTTTTGGTTGGACGGTCGATCGGTCGACGTCATTTAGTCTGCTGGATGCACTCGTGGCGCATCGGCTGAATTTCATTGATACCGCCGATGTTTACTCACGCTGGGCACCCGGCAATCAAGGTGGCGAATCTGAAACGATCATCGGCAACTGGCTGAAAAAAAGCGGCCAGCGTGACAAGGTGATTATTGCCACCAAAGTCGGCATGGATTTGGGTGATGGCAAGAAAGGGCTATCTGCTGGCTATATTCGTCAGGCGGTCGAGGCTTCATTACAGCGCTTGCAAACCGACTACATCGATCTCTATCAGGCACATACTGACGACAAGGAAACGCCGCTGGAAGAAACGCTGGCCGCGTTTGATGCGCTGATTAAAGAGGGCAAGGTACGCGCGATTGGGGCGTCCAACTACAGCGCTGCGCGTCTGGCTGAAGCGCTGAAAGTCAGCAAAGCCAACCATCTGGCACGCTATGAAACCCTGCAACCGGAATACAATTTGTACGATCGGCAAGGGTATGAGGCCGCGCTTGAACCGCTGGTGCGTGAGCAAGGGGTTGGCGTTATTAGCTATTATTCGCTGGCCAGCGGGTTTCTGTCAGGCAAGTATCGTCAGCCGAAGGATGCGTCGAAAAGTGCGCGCGGGCAGGGCGTAGTGGAAAAATACCTGAACGAGCGTGGTCGCACCATTTTGGAAGCACTGGATAGCGTGGCGAATGCGCATCAAACGACGCCATCGCAGGTTGCGCTGGCCTGGCTGATCGCACGTCCAAGTATTACCGCCCCGATTGCTAGTGCGACATCGCTGGAACAGGTTGCTGAACTCGCAGGTGCGACGCGGCTGGTACTGTCGGCAGAAGATATTGAGTTGCTGGAGCGGGCGAGTCGTTATTAG
- a CDS encoding sugar ABC transporter permease, whose amino-acid sequence MKKHSVKRQNFIKLGLTYLLLTIVAIIIIYPLIWTVGASLNPGSSLLNTSIIPDNFSFIHYEELFNGQIDYAAWYWNSMKISFLTMVLTLISVSFTAYSFSRFRFRGRQNGLMLFLLLQMIPQFSALIAIFVLAQMLGLVNSHIALVLVYVGGMIPMNTYLMKGYLDAIPKDLDESARMDGAGNFRIFIEIIMPLSKPIIAVIALFSFTGPLGDFILSSTILRTPDQYTLPIGLYNLVAQKMGASYTTYAAGAVLIAVPVAILYLSLQKYFVSGLTSGGTKG is encoded by the coding sequence ATGAAAAAACATAGCGTTAAACGCCAAAATTTTATCAAACTTGGCCTGACCTACCTGCTGCTGACGATTGTGGCCATCATCATTATTTACCCGCTGATCTGGACGGTTGGTGCATCGTTAAATCCCGGCAGCAGCCTGCTCAACACCTCAATCATCCCGGATAACTTCTCCTTCATTCACTATGAGGAGCTGTTCAACGGCCAGATTGACTATGCCGCCTGGTACTGGAACTCGATGAAAATCAGCTTCCTAACTATGGTTCTGACGCTCATCAGCGTCAGTTTCACCGCGTATTCCTTCTCGCGCTTCCGCTTTCGCGGCCGTCAGAACGGGCTGATGCTGTTTCTGCTGTTGCAGATGATTCCGCAGTTCTCTGCCCTGATCGCCATCTTCGTACTGGCGCAGATGCTGGGGCTGGTGAACAGCCATATCGCCCTCGTACTGGTTTACGTCGGCGGTATGATCCCGATGAATACCTATCTGATGAAAGGCTATCTGGATGCCATTCCGAAAGATCTGGATGAGTCCGCGCGTATGGACGGTGCAGGCAACTTCCGCATCTTTATTGAGATCATTATGCCGCTGTCCAAGCCAATCATCGCGGTCATTGCCCTGTTCTCGTTCACTGGCCCGCTGGGTGATTTCATTCTCTCCAGCACCATTCTGCGCACACCGGATCAATACACGCTACCTATCGGGCTGTACAACCTGGTCGCACAGAAAATGGGCGCTAGCTACACCACCTACGCCGCCGGAGCCGTGCTGATCGCGGTGCCGGTCGCCATTCTTTATCTTTCATTGCAAAAATACTTTGTCTCCGGCCTGACGTCTGGCGGAACCAAAGGATAA
- a CDS encoding MdtA/MuxA family multidrug efflux RND transporter periplasmic adaptor subunit, whose protein sequence is MNAKRIRGLLVLAAVIAIAVLIWRHFTQTSPAAPGKSEQHAARTSNSGSSSGGGRRAAMRTLAPVQAALTQSASVPYYLSGLGTVTAANTVTLRSRVNGQLMALHFQEGQQVKAGDLLAEIDPRPFQVELTKAQGQLAKDRAVLANAQQDLARYQQLVKTNLISRQELDTQIAAVRQAEGTLKADDGAVASAQLQLDYSKITAPISGRIGLKQVDVGNYITSGDTNGIVVITQTYPIDVVFTVPEAEISTIISAQKSGQPPVVEAWDRANQKKLSQGSLLSMDNQIDTTTGTIKLKARFDNLDDALFPNQFVNIRMKVDTLQNAVVAPSAAVQMGNEGRFVWILNDKNEVSKRQVTTSIQYGQLVVVTAGLDADVKVVTDGIDRLTEGTKVEVVPSTLTEKTPAISGEKS, encoded by the coding sequence ATGAATGCTAAACGTATCCGAGGCCTGCTGGTACTTGCCGCCGTTATTGCTATTGCCGTACTGATCTGGCGCCACTTTACCCAGACGTCGCCTGCCGCACCCGGCAAGAGTGAACAGCACGCCGCCCGTACGTCAAATTCGGGTAGCAGCAGTGGTGGTGGACGCAGGGCGGCCATGCGCACGCTGGCTCCCGTACAGGCTGCGCTGACGCAATCTGCCTCCGTACCTTATTATCTCTCCGGTTTAGGCACAGTAACGGCGGCCAATACCGTGACGCTACGCAGTCGGGTGAACGGGCAACTGATGGCGCTTCACTTTCAGGAAGGGCAACAGGTTAAGGCGGGCGATCTCCTGGCAGAAATCGACCCCCGCCCGTTTCAGGTTGAACTGACGAAGGCACAGGGGCAGTTGGCAAAAGATCGGGCCGTGCTGGCTAACGCTCAGCAGGATTTAGCACGCTATCAGCAACTGGTGAAAACCAACCTGATCTCCCGTCAGGAACTGGATACGCAGATCGCCGCCGTGCGTCAGGCGGAAGGCACGCTAAAAGCCGATGACGGTGCCGTAGCCAGCGCACAGCTCCAGTTGGATTACAGCAAAATTACCGCACCGATCAGCGGCCGGATCGGTTTAAAACAGGTCGATGTGGGGAATTACATCACCAGCGGCGACACCAATGGCATTGTCGTGATTACACAGACGTATCCTATCGATGTCGTCTTTACCGTACCGGAAGCGGAAATCTCCACCATTATTAGCGCGCAGAAATCAGGTCAGCCACCCGTGGTAGAAGCCTGGGATCGCGCCAATCAGAAGAAACTCTCGCAGGGTAGCCTGCTCAGTATGGATAACCAGATCGACACCACCACCGGTACGATCAAGCTCAAGGCGCGTTTTGATAATCTGGATGATGCCCTGTTCCCGAATCAATTTGTGAATATCCGCATGAAGGTCGATACGCTGCAAAACGCCGTTGTTGCCCCCTCCGCTGCGGTGCAAATGGGCAATGAAGGCCGCTTCGTCTGGATTTTGAATGATAAGAACGAGGTCAGTAAACGTCAGGTCACGACCAGTATCCAGTACGGCCAGTTGGTCGTGGTCACTGCCGGGCTGGATGCCGACGTGAAGGTGGTCACTGACGGTATCGATCGTCTGACCGAAGGAACCAAAGTGGAAGTCGTTCCCTCTACGCTGACGGAGAAAACGCCTGCAATCTCTGGGGAGAAATCCTGA
- a CDS encoding glucose PTS transporter subunit EIIB: MGKIHNFRKLFASMLGKQITEIEIASPLDKENLQQLVNAFGGKENIVSLDACITRLRVEVHSLRLVNSDSLQKLGAIGVIIVGHQVQAIFGTQSDNLRRELAAWFEDDGAEAH, translated from the coding sequence ATGGGCAAGATTCACAATTTTCGGAAATTGTTCGCATCAATGTTGGGTAAGCAAATTACCGAAATTGAAATCGCTTCACCGTTAGACAAAGAGAATTTGCAGCAGTTGGTGAACGCCTTTGGCGGCAAAGAAAATATCGTCAGTCTGGATGCCTGCATCACCCGCCTGCGGGTTGAGGTTCACAGCCTGCGACTGGTCAACAGCGACAGCCTGCAAAAACTGGGGGCTATCGGCGTGATTATTGTCGGTCATCAGGTACAGGCCATCTTCGGCACCCAATCAGATAATCTGCGGCGCGAACTGGCGGCCTGGTTTGAGGATGATGGGGCGGAAGCACACTAA
- a CDS encoding NupC/NupG family nucleoside CNT transporter, with amino-acid sequence MSHIAQFVLALVVVTALSLLVCRDRKSIRIRFIIQLLVIEILLAYFFLYSNVGLGVVKGFAAVFDKLLGFAGQGTDFVFGDMVNSEKNLISFFFKVLCPIVFISALIGILQYIKVLPIIIRAIGTVLSKVNGMGKLESFNAVSSLILGQSENFIAYKDILGKMSEKRMYTMAATAMSTVSMSIVGAYMSMLDAKFVVAALILNMFSTFIVLSLINPYKVGEEPELQLGNLHENQSFFEMLGEYILAGFKVAVIVAAMLIGFIALIAAVNAIFSAIFGISFQEVLGYAFYPFAWIMGIPSHEALQVGSIMATKLVSNEFVAMLELQKVAGELSPRSVGILSVFLVSFANFSSIGIIAGAIKGLNEQQGNVVSRFGLKLVYGSTLVSILSASIAGLVL; translated from the coding sequence TTGTCCCATATCGCGCAATTTGTTCTGGCGCTGGTTGTTGTTACGGCGCTGTCGCTACTCGTCTGCCGCGATCGTAAAAGCATTCGTATTCGTTTTATTATTCAGCTACTCGTCATCGAAATTCTGCTCGCCTATTTCTTCCTGTACTCAAACGTTGGGTTAGGTGTGGTCAAAGGGTTCGCAGCAGTCTTCGACAAATTACTCGGATTTGCAGGCCAGGGGACGGACTTCGTATTCGGTGACATGGTGAATAGTGAGAAGAACCTGATTTCCTTCTTCTTCAAAGTGCTCTGCCCTATCGTCTTCATTTCTGCGCTGATCGGTATTCTGCAATACATTAAAGTGCTGCCAATCATCATCCGCGCCATTGGTACAGTGTTGTCCAAAGTGAACGGTATGGGCAAACTGGAATCCTTTAACGCGGTCAGTTCACTGATTCTTGGTCAGTCCGAAAACTTCATTGCCTATAAAGATATTCTGGGCAAGATGTCCGAAAAACGCATGTACACCATGGCCGCTACCGCGATGTCCACCGTGTCGATGTCCATCGTCGGCGCGTATATGTCTATGCTGGATGCCAAATTCGTCGTTGCTGCGCTGATTCTGAACATGTTCAGTACCTTCATCGTGCTGTCACTGATTAACCCCTACAAAGTCGGTGAAGAGCCGGAATTGCAGTTGGGTAATCTGCATGAAAACCAGAGCTTCTTTGAAATGCTGGGCGAATACATTCTGGCAGGCTTCAAAGTTGCTGTGATCGTAGCGGCCATGCTGATCGGTTTCATTGCACTGATTGCCGCAGTCAACGCGATTTTCAGCGCCATTTTTGGTATCAGCTTCCAGGAAGTCCTTGGCTACGCGTTCTACCCATTCGCCTGGATCATGGGTATCCCGTCTCATGAAGCGCTTCAGGTTGGTAGTATCATGGCAACCAAACTGGTTTCTAACGAATTTGTCGCGATGCTGGAACTGCAAAAAGTGGCAGGCGAACTGTCTCCACGCAGCGTCGGCATCCTCTCTGTGTTCCTGGTGTCCTTCGCCAACTTCTCGTCTATCGGTATTATTGCAGGCGCGATTAAAGGCCTGAATGAGCAGCAAGGTAACGTGGTTTCCCGTTTCGGCCTGAAGCTGGTTTACGGTTCCACGCTGGTGAGCATCCTTTCCGCCTCTATCGCGGGTCTGGTGCTGTAA
- a CDS encoding beta-galactosidase, translating to MFKFPPLSSKVPVLLHGADYNPDQWLDDPEVLEKDIEMMKQTQCNVMSVGIFSWSGLEPEEGRYEFGWLDGILDTLYANGIFVFLATPSGARPAWLSQKYPDVLRVGSNRVRALHGGRHNHCLSSPNYREKVKQMNTQLAKRYSHHPAVIGWHISNEYGGECHCDTCRSTFQSWLKARYGTIDALNKAWWSTFWSHTYTDWSQLEPPSPIGEVSIHGLNLDWKRFNTSQVSDFCAAEIAPLKAENPSLPTTTNFMEYFYDYDYWQLAKVIDFISWDSYPLWHNAEDDCTLGAYTAMYHDLMRTLKGGKPFYLMESTPSLTNWQPISKLKKPGMHILSSLQAVAHGSDSVQYFQWRKSRGSVEKFHGAVVDHVGHINTRVGREVQELGDILNKLAPVAGSRVDAKVAIIFDWESRWAMDNAQGPRNAGLFYEKTVTDHYRTFWEQGVAVDIINADVDLSGYQVVIAPMLYMVRDGFAERVDAFVKQGGRFVTTYWSGVVNETDLCHQNGFPGPLRPIMGIWAEEIDGLYDHESNSISGLDGNEQRLVGPYQVTHLCELIHLEGARALATYDSDFYVGRPAVTVNDYGKGQAYYIASRNDLAFQRDFFTTLIQTLDLPRALPIDLPYGIVAHCRDDGESEFIFVQNYTATPQHITLPAAYEEMTTGSTLSGSIDLSGYGCRILRRALQ from the coding sequence ATGTTCAAATTTCCCCCGCTAAGCAGCAAGGTGCCTGTTCTACTGCACGGCGCTGACTATAACCCTGACCAATGGCTGGATGACCCAGAGGTACTGGAAAAAGACATTGAGATGATGAAGCAAACTCAGTGCAACGTCATGTCAGTGGGGATTTTCAGCTGGTCCGGGCTTGAACCGGAAGAAGGTCGTTATGAATTTGGCTGGCTGGACGGCATCCTCGATACGTTGTATGCCAATGGGATCTTCGTTTTTCTGGCAACACCCAGCGGTGCCCGCCCGGCCTGGCTATCGCAGAAATACCCTGACGTGCTGCGCGTGGGCAGCAACCGCGTACGGGCGCTGCACGGCGGTCGCCACAACCATTGCCTAAGTTCGCCGAACTATCGCGAAAAAGTAAAACAAATGAACACCCAGTTGGCAAAACGCTACTCGCACCATCCTGCGGTGATCGGCTGGCATATTTCTAATGAATACGGCGGCGAGTGCCACTGCGATACCTGTCGCAGCACCTTCCAAAGCTGGCTGAAAGCACGCTACGGCACGATAGACGCGTTGAATAAAGCGTGGTGGAGCACCTTCTGGAGTCATACCTATACCGACTGGTCGCAGTTAGAACCGCCATCCCCCATCGGTGAAGTCTCTATCCACGGTCTGAATCTGGACTGGAAACGCTTTAACACCTCACAGGTCAGTGATTTCTGTGCGGCAGAAATCGCACCGCTCAAAGCCGAAAATCCGTCTCTGCCAACCACGACGAATTTCATGGAATACTTCTATGATTACGACTACTGGCAGTTAGCGAAGGTGATCGACTTCATCTCCTGGGACAGCTACCCGCTGTGGCATAACGCAGAAGATGACTGCACGCTGGGTGCCTACACCGCGATGTATCACGACCTGATGCGTACGCTAAAAGGCGGCAAGCCTTTCTACCTGATGGAGTCAACGCCGAGCCTGACCAACTGGCAGCCGATCAGCAAACTGAAAAAGCCGGGCATGCATATCCTGTCTTCACTTCAGGCTGTCGCACACGGGTCAGACTCCGTGCAGTATTTCCAGTGGCGTAAGAGCCGCGGTTCCGTCGAGAAGTTCCACGGTGCCGTCGTCGATCATGTCGGGCATATCAACACTCGCGTTGGGCGCGAAGTGCAGGAGTTGGGTGACATCCTCAACAAACTCGCCCCAGTGGCAGGCAGTCGGGTGGACGCCAAAGTCGCTATCATTTTCGACTGGGAAAGCCGCTGGGCAATGGATAACGCTCAAGGGCCGCGCAACGCAGGCCTGTTCTATGAAAAAACCGTCACCGATCACTATCGGACATTCTGGGAGCAAGGCGTGGCGGTGGACATCATCAACGCCGATGTCGACCTCAGCGGCTATCAGGTCGTCATTGCACCAATGCTTTACATGGTGCGCGATGGCTTTGCCGAACGTGTCGATGCCTTCGTCAAACAGGGCGGCCGCTTCGTCACTACCTACTGGTCTGGCGTCGTCAACGAAACCGATCTCTGTCACCAAAACGGCTTCCCTGGTCCGCTGCGTCCGATCATGGGGATCTGGGCGGAAGAAATCGACGGGCTGTACGATCATGAAAGCAACAGCATCAGCGGTCTGGACGGTAACGAGCAACGCCTGGTCGGCCCGTATCAGGTCACCCACCTGTGCGAGCTGATTCATCTGGAAGGCGCGCGGGCGCTGGCGACCTATGACAGCGACTTCTATGTCGGACGCCCGGCCGTTACGGTCAATGATTACGGCAAAGGACAGGCTTACTACATCGCATCGCGCAACGATCTCGCTTTCCAGCGGGATTTCTTCACCACGCTGATACAAACGCTGGATCTACCGCGCGCGCTGCCAATCGATCTGCCTTACGGCATTGTCGCTCATTGTCGTGATGACGGGGAAAGCGAGTTTATCTTCGTTCAGAATTACACGGCAACGCCGCAGCACATTACGCTGCCTGCCGCCTACGAAGAAATGACCACGGGTAGCACGCTTTCAGGGTCTATCGACCTGTCAGGCTACGGCTGCCGGATTCTACGCCGCGCATTACAGTAA
- a CDS encoding carbohydrate ABC transporter permease: MEVDVTVNASGLTPQERGHRHARTAVLLALVPGLGQIYNRQFVKGALFSIVMVCFIGIFHDFLQNGAWGLITLGTELPRDHSIFLLAKGIISVIVAAFGVGVYYCSLRDAYVCGARRDKGLPLNSVKKQYQMLLSEGFPYLMITPGFILLVFVVVFPIIFGFSIAFTNYNLYHTPPAKLVDWVGMTNFINIFRLDLWRSTFFDVLQWTVIWTLIATTLQCAVGILLAILVNQKGLRFKPLIRTILILPWAVPGFVTILVFAGMFNETFGVINNGILAALGIEPKAWMTDPFWTKTALILMQTWLGFPFVFAMTTGVLQAIPDDLYEAATIDGASSWYKLTTITLPLVLYSIAPIIITQYTFNFNNFNIIYLFNNGGPAVIGSNAGGTDILVSWIYKLTMSSSQYAIAASITILLSIFVVGIALWQFRATNSFKQDNMA, translated from the coding sequence ATGGAGGTAGATGTGACCGTCAACGCCAGCGGCCTTACGCCACAAGAAAGAGGACATCGCCACGCCAGAACAGCGGTATTGCTGGCGCTCGTCCCCGGACTCGGACAGATTTATAATCGCCAGTTCGTCAAAGGCGCGCTTTTCTCTATCGTCATGGTTTGCTTCATCGGCATATTCCATGATTTCCTGCAAAATGGCGCTTGGGGGCTTATCACGCTGGGCACCGAGTTGCCACGCGATCACTCTATTTTTCTTCTGGCAAAAGGCATTATCAGTGTGATCGTCGCCGCCTTTGGCGTCGGCGTCTACTATTGCAGCCTGCGTGATGCCTACGTGTGCGGAGCCAGACGTGATAAAGGCCTGCCGTTGAACAGCGTGAAGAAGCAATATCAGATGCTGTTGAGCGAAGGCTTCCCTTATCTGATGATCACACCGGGCTTTATTCTGCTGGTCTTTGTCGTGGTTTTCCCGATTATTTTCGGCTTCTCCATTGCCTTTACCAACTACAACCTCTATCACACGCCGCCCGCCAAGCTGGTCGACTGGGTGGGGATGACGAATTTCATCAATATCTTCCGGCTTGACCTCTGGCGGTCCACATTCTTTGACGTGCTGCAATGGACGGTAATTTGGACGCTGATTGCGACCACACTTCAGTGCGCTGTGGGTATCCTGCTGGCGATTTTGGTGAACCAAAAAGGACTACGTTTTAAACCGCTGATTCGCACCATCCTGATCCTGCCGTGGGCAGTACCGGGTTTCGTCACCATTCTGGTCTTCGCGGGGATGTTTAACGAAACGTTTGGTGTAATCAATAACGGCATTCTGGCCGCGCTGGGGATTGAGCCTAAAGCGTGGATGACCGATCCGTTCTGGACCAAGACCGCGCTGATTCTGATGCAAACCTGGTTAGGCTTTCCGTTTGTGTTCGCCATGACCACCGGCGTATTGCAGGCTATTCCTGATGATTTGTACGAAGCCGCGACCATTGACGGAGCCAGCAGTTGGTACAAGCTGACCACCATCACGCTGCCGCTGGTACTCTACTCCATTGCGCCGATCATCATCACGCAGTACACGTTCAACTTTAATAATTTCAACATCATCTATCTGTTCAACAACGGTGGACCGGCGGTAATCGGCTCCAACGCGGGCGGGACGGATATTCTGGTGTCCTGGATTTATAAGCTGACCATGTCTTCTTCCCAATATGCGATCGCAGCCAGCATCACCATTTTGCTGTCGATCTTTGTCGTGGGAATCGCGCTGTGGCAGTTCCGTGCCACCAATTCCTTCAAACAAGACAACATGGCATAG
- a CDS encoding glycoside hydrolase family 53 protein: MKMKKRVLMAAMLATGLLTFSLPQTLYAAENVTINKLTNVPADFIKGADISMLNEVEKHGGKFYDEHGKQKDAMLILKENGINYIRLRIWNDPKDAAGNGYGGGNNDLATTLALAKRAKANSMKVLLDFHYSDFWTDPAHQNKPKAWSGLNVEQLTTAVHDYTKATISEFQKAGVMPDMVQIGNELNGGMLWPEGKSWGQGGGEFDRLAALLKAGIQGVKDVQGANNVKIMLHLAEGTKNDTFIWWFDEIVKRNVPFDVIGASFYTYWNGPISALQYNMNDVTKRYNKDIIVVEAAYAYTLENCDNAENSFQQKELDAGGYPASVQGQANYLHDLMQSVINVPNQRGKGIFYWEPIWLPTPGATWATKAGMKYNNDEWKEGNARENQALFDCKGNVLPSIKVFKP, encoded by the coding sequence ATGAAAATGAAAAAACGCGTACTGATGGCCGCCATGTTGGCAACTGGCCTGTTGACCTTCTCCCTGCCGCAAACCCTGTATGCCGCAGAAAATGTGACGATCAATAAGTTGACGAATGTCCCTGCCGATTTCATTAAAGGCGCGGATATCTCCATGCTGAACGAGGTGGAAAAGCACGGCGGAAAATTTTATGACGAGCATGGCAAACAGAAAGACGCCATGCTGATCCTGAAAGAAAACGGCATTAACTATATCCGTCTACGCATCTGGAACGATCCGAAAGATGCTGCGGGCAACGGCTATGGCGGCGGCAACAACGATCTGGCCACCACGCTGGCGCTGGCTAAACGCGCCAAAGCGAACAGTATGAAAGTGCTGCTGGATTTTCACTACAGCGATTTCTGGACCGATCCGGCTCACCAAAACAAGCCTAAAGCGTGGTCAGGCCTCAACGTGGAACAGCTCACCACTGCCGTACATGACTACACCAAAGCCACGATTAGCGAATTTCAAAAAGCGGGCGTCATGCCGGATATGGTGCAGATCGGTAACGAACTGAACGGCGGGATGCTGTGGCCAGAAGGAAAAAGCTGGGGCCAGGGTGGCGGCGAGTTCGATCGCCTCGCGGCGCTGCTGAAAGCCGGCATTCAGGGCGTGAAGGACGTACAAGGCGCGAATAACGTCAAAATCATGCTACATCTGGCAGAAGGCACCAAAAACGATACCTTTATCTGGTGGTTTGATGAAATCGTCAAACGCAATGTTCCATTCGATGTCATCGGTGCCTCATTCTACACCTACTGGAACGGCCCCATCAGCGCGTTGCAGTACAACATGAACGACGTCACCAAGCGCTACAATAAAGACATCATCGTGGTTGAAGCCGCCTATGCCTATACGCTGGAAAATTGCGATAACGCGGAAAATAGCTTCCAGCAGAAAGAGCTGGATGCGGGCGGCTATCCGGCTTCCGTTCAGGGTCAGGCCAATTACCTGCACGATCTGATGCAAAGCGTCATCAACGTGCCCAATCAGCGCGGCAAAGGCATCTTCTACTGGGAGCCAATCTGGCTGCCGACCCCCGGCGCAACCTGGGCCACGAAAGCGGGCATGAAATACAACAATGACGAATGGAAGGAAGGCAACGCACGGGAAAATCAGGCGCTGTTCGACTGCAAAGGCAACGTACTGCCTTCCATCAAAGTATTTAAGCCGTAA
- a CDS encoding extracellular solute-binding protein — MKMKTLTTVIMISLGITGVLSKSALAADKELLVWEDIKKSDGIADAIKAFEKQNNVKIKVLETPYAQQIEKLRLDGPAGIGPDVIVMPHDQVGTAVVQGLISELTLDQTFLSSFTKPALEAQTYNGKLYGVPKAVETTVLVYNKDLMPQPPEKFDDLFAFSKQQRAEGRYGLLAKFDEIYYAYGVIAGMGGYIFGQNSNGSPNVKDLGLDKQATIDAVNYIKKFYADGLFPPGIVGETGANAIDSLFTEKKAAAVITGPWAFQPYKNAGVNYGVAPLPLLPNGEHPRSLLGVKGYSISTYSKNKELAQKFIEFINQPEYAKVRFQLTGEIPPIAALVDDPLIKDDEKSRAVAIQSGYAVPMPSVPEMQEVWTPANSALQLSVTGKQDTKAALESAVKVIKMQIEANHSNQ; from the coding sequence ATGAAAATGAAAACGCTGACTACCGTCATCATGATTTCACTGGGTATCACTGGCGTGCTCAGCAAATCAGCGCTGGCAGCCGACAAAGAACTTCTGGTATGGGAAGATATCAAGAAATCAGACGGCATTGCCGATGCGATAAAAGCCTTTGAAAAACAAAACAATGTAAAAATCAAAGTGCTGGAAACACCTTACGCTCAACAGATTGAGAAACTCCGTCTGGATGGCCCTGCGGGGATCGGCCCAGATGTGATAGTGATGCCACACGATCAGGTTGGCACCGCTGTGGTTCAGGGATTAATTAGCGAATTGACGTTGGATCAGACATTCCTGTCGAGTTTCACCAAACCCGCACTGGAAGCACAAACCTACAACGGTAAGCTGTATGGCGTGCCGAAAGCGGTTGAAACCACCGTACTGGTGTACAACAAAGATCTGATGCCACAGCCGCCGGAAAAATTCGACGACCTGTTCGCCTTCTCCAAACAGCAACGTGCCGAAGGTCGCTATGGTTTGTTGGCGAAATTTGATGAGATTTATTACGCCTATGGCGTCATCGCCGGGATGGGCGGCTACATCTTCGGCCAAAACAGCAACGGTTCACCGAATGTCAAAGACCTCGGTCTGGATAAACAAGCCACCATCGATGCCGTCAACTACATCAAGAAATTCTACGCTGATGGCCTGTTCCCGCCGGGCATCGTCGGTGAAACCGGCGCTAACGCCATCGACTCCCTGTTTACCGAGAAAAAAGCCGCTGCCGTGATTACCGGTCCGTGGGCGTTTCAACCGTACAAAAACGCGGGCGTAAACTATGGCGTAGCACCACTGCCGCTGTTGCCAAACGGTGAACACCCGCGTTCACTGCTGGGCGTAAAAGGCTACAGCATCTCCACCTACTCCAAGAACAAAGAGCTGGCACAGAAATTCATTGAGTTCATCAATCAGCCGGAATACGCCAAAGTTCGCTTCCAGTTGACCGGTGAAATCCCACCGATTGCCGCACTGGTTGACGATCCACTGATTAAAGATGACGAAAAATCTCGTGCTGTCGCGATCCAGTCTGGTTATGCCGTCCCTATGCCGAGCGTACCGGAAATGCAGGAAGTCTGGACGCCAGCCAACAGCGCGCTGCAATTGAGCGTGACGGGCAAGCAGGACACCAAAGCGGCGCTGGAATCCGCCGTGAAGGTAATAAAAATGCAGATCGAAGCTAACCACAGTAACCAGTAA